One window of the Salvelinus fontinalis isolate EN_2023a chromosome 2, ASM2944872v1, whole genome shotgun sequence genome contains the following:
- the LOC129816407 gene encoding uncharacterized protein LOC129816407, with translation MIVQFSIHSSSPCLFQMAVWWCVLFPLFFLTLSCVYPCCASTPGLLQAYSYSLKSTRCTHARVQQLLMRYKEELLDDKQFEDRDLELQTIPSLSTDFYYWLQMKDWERLSAASQDLHTFWAHLDMKRKEMEVDKVEQRAAHWMGTRGKAKTTIPQGIHRIQTDLRDLMTKVNFQLRCVNSSSVSPTSPPALTRAVSPSSSHQAPSKSLWTSRLEGYVILRDLERYLTKLARDFILLKTKHSGPPSAQPSGR, from the exons ATGATTGTGCAGTTCAGCATAcattcatcctctccctgtctcttccagaTGGCTGTTTGGTGGTGCGTTCTGTTTCCCCTGTTCTTCCTCACCCTGAGCTGTGTGTACCCATGTTGTGCTTCCACTCCAGGCCTACTCCAGGCCTACTCATACTCCCTCAAATCCACCAGGTGCACCCACGCCCGGGTTCAGCAGCTGCTCATGAGATAT AAAGAGGAGCTGTTGGATGACAAGCAGTTTGAGGACAGAGATCTGGAGTTACAGACCATACCATCACTCTCTACAGACTTCTACTACTGGCTTCAGATGaag GACTGGGAGCGTCTGAGTGCTGCCTCTCAAGACCTGCACACTTTCTGGGCTCACCTGGATATGAAGAGAAAGGAGATGGAGGTGGATAAGGTGGAACAGAGAGCAGCCCACTGGATGGGGACAAGGGGGAAGGCTAAAACCACCATACCCCAGGGTATACACCGCATTCAGACAGACCTGCGGGATCTCATGACAAAAGTCAACTTTCAG TTGAGGTGTGTGAACAGTTCCAGTGTGAGCCCCACCTCTCCCCCAGCCCTGACCCGTGCAGTGAGCCCTTCCTCCAGCCACCAGGCCCCATCAAAGTCCCTGTGGACCAGCCGCCTGGAGGGCTACGTCATCCTCAGGGACCTGGAGCGCTACCTCACCAAGCTGGCCAGAGACTTCATCCTCTTGAAGACCAAACACAGTGGTCCTCCAAGCGCCCAGCCCAGTGGCAGATAA